The Caldisericota bacterium DNA segment GGACGGGATTTAAATTCAGGATGAAATTGTACCCCAACAAAAAATGGATGTTCACATATCTCGACAATTTCTCCAAGGTGCTTTTCAGTATACTCCCCGACTATCTTTAATCCCTTATCTTCAATTTGTTCCCTATAACCATTGTTTAATTCATATCTATGTCTGTGCCTCTCAAACACATAAGGTTTATTGCCATAAAATTTGTACACATTCGATTTTTTAATAAAATCACACTTGTACACACCCAGTCTCATTGTGCCACCTTTATCCGTTATACCCTTTTGTTCTTCCATAAGGTCAATCACAGGATGTGTCGTCCGAGGCATAAACTCCGCGCTATGAGCATCTTTCCATTTCAAAACATTTCTTGCAAATTCAATTACAGCAACCTGCATACCCAGACAAATACCAAAATATGGTATTTTATTTTCTCTAGCAAATTGCGCAGCAATAATCATTCCTTCAATGCCCCTTTTTCCAAAACCGCCTGGAACAAGAATGCCATTTACTCCTTCTAAGGAAGAAGTTGAAGTTTCTAAAAGTTCTGATTCAATCCATTGTATATCAACATTTACACCTGCCTCAAAAGAACTGTGTCTAATTGCTTCATTCAACGAAAGATAAGCATCTTGCAATTTTATATACTTTCCAACTATAGCAAGCTTCACTGTCCCTTTTCTCGCTATCCCCTTTTTTATCATCTCCTGCCAATCAGAAAGTTTTGGTTCTCTTTCTCTGAGATGTAAAATTCTTGAGAGTGTACAACTTATACCTTCTCTTTCGAGAATTAAGGGAACCTTATAAATTAAATCAGCATTGCTTAAAGAAAAGATATTCTCCTCGCGTACATTTGTAAAGAGTGCAATTTTCTTTTTTTCCTCTTTACCTATATCCTTTTCGCCTCTTGCAATAATAATATCTGGTTGAATACCTATTTTCCTGAGTTCTCCTACGCTGTGCTGTGTAGGTTTTGTTTTAAGTTCGCCTGTCATTTTAAGATAAGGAATATAAGTAAGATGGACAAAAGCAACATTTCCTTCCCCTTCTTCCATTTTAAATTCTCTTATTGATTCAATAAATGGCAAGCTTTCTATATCTCCAACTGTTCCTCCCACTTCAACAATTATTATCTCTTTATTCGAATTCTCAGATACAATTCTTATTCTTTTCTTGATCTCTGCTGTTATATGTGGAATAATTTGTACAGTTGAACCTAAGTAATCGCCTCTTCTTTCTTTTTGAATGACAGTTTGATAGACTTGCCCACTTGTTACATTATTTTCCTGGAAAAGATCCTCATCAAGAAATCTCTCATAATGTCCAAGGTCTAAATCTGTTTCTGCTCCATCTTCAGTAACAAACACTTCTCCATGCTGAAAGGGGTTTTGTGAGCCTGCATCGATATTTAAATAGGGATCAAATTTTAAAATCGTAACCTTGTAACCCTCGCTTTTTAGAATTCTCCCTATAGATGCAGAGCTAATCCCTTTTCCAAGAGAGGACATTACTCCACCTGTAACAAAGATGTACTTTTTCATTTTTTACAACCCTCCATGTGTAACATTTTTCCTGCTCTCCTAAAACAGAAGTTATACAAGAATTTAAGACAACCTCTCTCTGTATATATTCCTTTTTGATATAGATTAATTTATTTTTACAAAAAATCAAACCAAGAATTACAAAAAACAATTTCTAATTCATTAATTTTTATAACAAGAACTTTAAAATATAGACAAAATAAGAGGAGGCAAAATGAAAATCTGTACATTTAAAGAAGAAAAAATTGAAAAAGTAGGAATCATTTACGAAGAACAAGTCATTGATATTGCACTTTTATCAGACACACTAAGCAACCTCGGAAAAGAAGAATTTCCTACCATCTGGAGTATCATTGAGCTAATTCAAAAATGGGAAAAAGTTAAAAAAATGATGAAAGTAGGGGGAAAAACATTTGGGAATAAATTTCTTCCAATTTTCTCTGTAAAAAAACCAGAACTTGGCGCACCCGCGGCAAGAGAAAGCAAAATCATATGTCTTGGCAAAAACTACTCTGCACATGCAAAAGAAACAGGAAGTAGTGTCCCGGAAGCACCAATACTTTTTGGCAAATTTGCCGATTGCGTAGTAGCAAATGAGGCTCCAGTTATCTATCCTGCATATGCAAAAAGAATAGACCCTGAAATAGAACTTGCT contains these protein-coding regions:
- a CDS encoding CTP synthase, which translates into the protein MKKYIFVTGGVMSSLGKGISSASIGRILKSEGYKVTILKFDPYLNIDAGSQNPFQHGEVFVTEDGAETDLDLGHYERFLDEDLFQENNVTSGQVYQTVIQKERRGDYLGSTVQIIPHITAEIKKRIRIVSENSNKEIIIVEVGGTVGDIESLPFIESIREFKMEEGEGNVAFVHLTYIPYLKMTGELKTKPTQHSVGELRKIGIQPDIIIARGEKDIGKEEKKKIALFTNVREENIFSLSNADLIYKVPLILEREGISCTLSRILHLREREPKLSDWQEMIKKGIARKGTVKLAIVGKYIKLQDAYLSLNEAIRHSSFEAGVNVDIQWIESELLETSTSSLEGVNGILVPGGFGKRGIEGMIIAAQFARENKIPYFGICLGMQVAVIEFARNVLKWKDAHSAEFMPRTTHPVIDLMEEQKGITDKGGTMRLGVYKCDFIKKSNVYKFYGNKPYVFERHRHRYELNNGYREQIEDKGLKIVGEYTEKHLGEIVEICEHPFFVGVQFHPEFKSRPLSPHPLFTAFVRAMKST
- a CDS encoding fumarylacetoacetate hydrolase family protein, whose amino-acid sequence is MKICTFKEEKIEKVGIIYEEQVIDIALLSDTLSNLGKEEFPTIWSIIELIQKWEKVKKMMKVGGKTFGNKFLPIFSVKKPELGAPAARESKIICLGKNYSAHAKETGSSVPEAPILFGKFADCVVANEAPVIYPAYAKRIDPEIELAVVISKAGKNIPIKNAMEYVFGYTIANDITEREIEYSDMKKGQPWFRSKNFDTAMPIGPYIVTKDEIKNPHKLNIELSVNGKVRQKGNTRDMIFKINYLIYYISQYLTLYPGDIISTGTVSGIAPVKKGDVIQCYIEKIGTLKNRVK